One Jeotgalicoccus saudimassiliensis DNA window includes the following coding sequences:
- a CDS encoding energy-coupling factor transporter ATPase codes for MISLKDIAFKYRREESYALDHISIPFNAGEWTSIIGHNGSGKSTLVKIIMGIIDDHEGEIYVGGELLTEKNKQSLRRKFAIVFQNPDNQFVGATVEDDVAFGLENLGLERSEMIERTEHALGLVNMLEFRSHEPHRLSGGQKQRVAIAGALAMQPEVLILDEATSMLDPSGRSEVLSILCRLHEQLDTTILYITHDLTEIERSDRVIVMNGGAVVGDGSVLEIYKDKELLRNSSLKVPYTVEIADALLGSSYMTHDELVMRL; via the coding sequence ATGATTTCGTTAAAAGATATTGCATTTAAATACCGGAGAGAAGAATCGTACGCTCTGGATCATATCTCCATCCCTTTTAATGCCGGTGAGTGGACTTCGATAATCGGGCATAACGGTTCCGGCAAAAGCACGCTCGTAAAAATCATTATGGGCATCATTGATGACCATGAAGGGGAGATTTACGTCGGGGGAGAACTGCTGACTGAAAAAAATAAGCAGTCACTCCGCCGTAAGTTTGCCATCGTTTTTCAAAACCCGGATAACCAGTTTGTCGGTGCAACGGTGGAAGATGATGTGGCATTCGGTCTTGAGAATCTCGGGCTTGAACGTTCTGAAATGATTGAGCGTACCGAGCATGCGCTCGGCCTTGTTAATATGCTCGAGTTCCGTTCGCATGAACCGCATCGTCTGTCGGGCGGACAGAAACAGCGTGTGGCAATCGCAGGGGCTCTCGCGATGCAGCCGGAAGTGCTGATTTTGGACGAAGCAACATCGATGCTCGACCCGTCAGGGCGGAGTGAAGTGCTGTCTATATTATGCAGACTGCATGAACAGCTCGATACGACAATTCTTTATATTACCCATGATCTGACTGAGATTGAACGAAGCGACAGAGTAATCGTTATGAACGGCGGTGCTGTCGTCGGTGACGGTTCTGTTCTGGAAATATATAAAGATAAGGAACTTCTTAGGAACAGCAGCTTGAAAGTACCGTATACAGTAGAGATTGCAGACGCACTTCTTGGCAGTTCCTATATGACACATGATGAGCTGGTGATGCGGTTATGA
- the rplQ gene encoding 50S ribosomal protein L17: protein MGYRKLGRTSDQRKAMLRDLATSLIVSERITTTEDRAKELRKLADRLVTLGKRGDLAAKRRAGQTVRNVEIINEDGSTSYALQKLFEDIAPRFADRQGGYTSIKKLGTRRGDGAELVIIEFVEGAPVTTEEA from the coding sequence ATGGGTTACAGAAAACTTGGACGTACATCTGATCAAAGAAAAGCAATGTTACGCGACTTAGCTACTTCACTAATCGTAAGTGAGCGCATCACTACTACTGAAGACCGTGCCAAAGAACTGCGTAAATTAGCTGACCGTCTTGTTACACTGGGTAAACGCGGCGACTTAGCAGCGAAAAGACGTGCCGGTCAAACTGTACGTAACGTAGAAATCATCAATGAAGATGGTTCAACTAGTTATGCACTTCAAAAATTATTTGAAGACATCGCTCCACGTTTCGCAGATCGTCAAGGCGGTTACACAAGCATCAAGAAGCTTGGAACACGTCGTGGTGACGGAGCTGAGCTTGTAATTATCGAATTCGTAGAAGGCGCTCCAGTAACAACTGAAGAAGCGTAA